Proteins found in one Deinococcus radiopugnans ATCC 19172 genomic segment:
- the rplO gene encoding 50S ribosomal protein L15, with amino-acid sequence MKLHDLKPAEGSRKDRKRVGRGPGGTDKTAGRGHKGQKSRSGAGKGPFFEGGRSTLISRLPKRGFNNVGTTYEIVKLSQLGEIEGTDTFDRDVLELVGLVRRKNRPVKLLASGELTRAVTVHVDAASEAAIKAVEAAGGSVVLPAPKPAAPTKEDRAAARAAKQAG; translated from the coding sequence ATGAAACTCCACGATCTGAAGCCCGCCGAGGGCAGCCGCAAGGACCGCAAGCGCGTGGGCCGTGGCCCCGGCGGCACCGACAAGACCGCCGGTCGCGGTCACAAGGGCCAGAAGTCGCGCAGCGGCGCGGGCAAAGGCCCCTTCTTCGAGGGTGGCCGCAGCACGCTGATCAGCCGCCTGCCCAAGCGCGGTTTTAACAACGTCGGCACCACTTACGAAATCGTCAAGCTCTCGCAGCTCGGCGAGATCGAGGGCACCGACACCTTTGACCGCGACGTGCTGGAACTCGTCGGTCTGGTGCGCCGCAAGAACCGTCCGGTCAAGCTGCTCGCCAGCGGTGAGCTGACGCGCGCCGTGACGGTGCACGTGGACGCCGCCAGCGAAGCGGCCATCAAGGCCGTGGAAGCGGCGGGCGGCAGCGTCGTGCTGCCTGCGCCGAAGCCTGCGGCCCCCACCAAGGAAGACCGCGCCGCCGCCCGCGCTGCCAAGCAGGCCGGCTAA
- the rpmD gene encoding 50S ribosomal protein L30: MKITLRRSVIGRPQNQVDTVKALGLRRIGDSREVSDTPALRGMVRTVQHLLEVEA; encoded by the coding sequence ATTAAAATCACCCTCAGGCGCAGCGTGATCGGCCGTCCCCAGAACCAGGTGGACACCGTCAAGGCGCTGGGCCTCAGGCGCATCGGCGACAGCCGTGAGGTCAGCGACACGCCCGCCCTGCGCGGCATGGTGCGGACCGTTCAGCATCTGCTGGAGGTGGAAGCATGA